In one Nicotiana tomentosiformis chromosome 6, ASM39032v3, whole genome shotgun sequence genomic region, the following are encoded:
- the LOC104112954 gene encoding flowering time control protein FPA isoform X2 has product MIRRSPLPQRDLRPRHSTPDLSPHPDKSRLNDKSGEPSEVLWIGFPAQLKVDEFILRKAFSPFGQIDKITAFPGRTYAFVRYKNVMAACRAKETLQGKLFGNPRVHICFARSESGTSNKERSSMNDSPSSHLRSYGHIGSSENLRHGRDFGNASGDHGMRSPRFNSDMDPGDSRLVGFGRRGNSWAGEDGALDRRKFLALDSELGHGDNAYNQRSPPRKRVLDIREFSPQRFPRQDPLYDDSWDLPEDPLVFHEAKKLKTSSYPPENELPEYPFTDMEPAKHRGYHEFSQAQVLDKNFDSGSLVHRQIPERMMNSNLPYPEENEQWNSRFDGFKVGSGQLASNAEQKRLTPEPHPSSMNTEWKWEGTIAKGGTAVCRARCFPVGKHLDMNLPVFLDCTARTSLDMLAKHYYQAAGSWVVFFVPASDPDMAFYNEFMNYLGEKQRAAVAKLDDRTTMFLVPPSDFSEKVLKVPGKLSISGVVLRLEPTGPSYASLHQQPENNESSVTGFQGMTSFAKPISPSGPNSALTSYPTTQRPGLSSNMSFPGIDTGPPAASFPGSLHPSGNFSEPLSGDRNNYMANQQYPAMGQNWSSHDMQNMNPGAKNITSQSSGGRNDPAMVQGYNPVMPSTGHESSSFYRGEVSSIHSNGNNRPPLEAKTPMSAPLQSEQLALLASSLLGQQRQSGVTPTGQDPRQSGTAYMPDNSYRPQQNLPPLNNQAVDLSSSQFGQMQHLLQQQQQQQPTMSLPGPPPRDLQHGTQLNQLQTAADEETDPQKRLQATLQLAAALLHQIQQGKGT; this is encoded by the exons ATGATAAGAAGATCTCCACTTCCACAAAGGGACTTGAGGCCTCGCCACTCTACTCCTGACTTATCACCACATCCGGACAAATCAAGGTTAAATGATAAGAGTGGAGAACCCAGTGAGGTTTTATGGATTGGGTTTCCTGCACAATTGAAAGTAGACGAATTTATTTTACGAAAAGCCTTTTCCCCATTTGGACAAATAGATAAGATTACTGCATTTCCTGGTAGAACTTATGCCTTTGTTCGATACAAGAATGTGATGGCAGCTTGCAGGGCAAAAGAAACGTTACAAGGAAAATTATTTGGCAACCCTCGTGTACATATTTGTTTTGCGAGGTCGGAATCTGGAACCTCTAACAAGGAGAGGAGCTCAATGAATGATTCACCATCCTCACATTTGAGATCATATGGGCACATTGGTTCTTCTGAGAACCTTCGGCATGGTAGGGACTTTGGTAATGCTTCTGGAGATCATGGCATGAGGTCTCCAAGGTTTAACTCAGATATGGATCCTGGTGATTCTCGTCTTGTTGGTTTTGGCAGAAGGGGTAATTCATGGGCAGGTGAAGATGGTGCACTTGACAGGAGGAAATTTCTAGCTCTGGATTCTGAACTGGGACATGGGGACAATGCTTACAATCAGCGTAGTCCTCCAAGGAAAAGAGTTTTAGACATACGTGAGTTTTCTCCTCAGCGGTTCCCTAGACAAGATCCATTGTATGATGATTCATGGGACTTGCCTGAGGATCCTTTAGTCTTTCATGAAGCTAAGAAACTGAAGACCAGCTCCTATCCTCCAGAAAATGAGCTTCCAGAATATCCTTTCACTGATATGGAACCAGCAAAACACAGGGGGTACCATGAATTTTCTCAAGCCCAGGTTCTTGATAAAAACTTTGATTCTGGATCTCTTGTTCATAGACAGATCCCTGAGCGGATGATGAACTCGAATCTACCTTATCCGGAGGAGAATGAACAATGGAATTCACGTTTTGATGGTTTTAAGGTGGGGTCTGGTCAATTGGCTTCAAATGCTGAGCAGAAAAGATTGACTCCTGAACCACATCCCTCATCCATGAAtactgagtggaaatgggaaggTACAATAGCCAAGGGAGGAACTGCTGTCTGTCGCGCTCGATGCTTTCCTGTGGGCAAACATCTAGACATGAACTT ACCTGTATTCTTAGACTGCACAGCAAGGACTAGTTTAGACATGCTTGCGAAGCATTACTATCAAGCAGCTGGTTCTTGGGTTGTCTTCTTTGTTCCAGCTAGTGATCCTGACATGGCATTTTACAATGAATTCATGAATTATCTTGGTGAGAAGCAGCGAGCTGCTGTGGCGAAATTGGATGATAGGACCACTATGTTTCTTGTACCTCCTTCAGACTTCTCTGAGAAAGTCCTTAAAGTGCCAGGAAAACTGAGCATCTCTGGTGTTGTTTTGAGATTAGAACCTACTGGTCCCAGTTATGCGTCTCTTCACCAACAGCCTGAAAATAATGAAAGCAGTGTTACCGGTTTCCAGGGCATGACATCGTTTGCCAAGCCGATATCGCCTTCTGGGCCTAATTCCGCACTTACATCTTACCCAACTACTCAGAGGCCAGGACTCAGTAGTAATATGTCTTTTCCTGGCATAGATACAGGACCTCCAGCTGCTTCATTTCCAGGCTCTCTTCACCCAAGTGGTAACTTTTCGGAGCCACTTAGTGGAGACAGGAATAATTACATGGCCAATCAGCAGTACCCTGCCATGGGACAGAACTGGTCTTCCCATGATATGCAGAACATGAATCCTGGTGCTAAGAATATCACCTCACAATCATCCGGTGGCAGAAATGATCCTGCAATGGTTCAGGGATATAATCCGGTCATGCCTAGTACAGGACATGAAAGTTCAAGCTTCTACAGGGGTGAAGTTTCAAGTATCCATTCAAATGGGAATAACAGACCTCCTCTGGAGGCAAAGACACCAATGTCAGCACCTCTTCAATCAGAACAACTTGCATTGTTAGCCTCATCACTTCTTGGACAGCAGAGACAATCTGGGGTTACACCCACAGGACAAGATCCTAGACAATCAGGCACCGCTTACATGCCTGACAACTCATACAGACCACAGCAGAATCTTCCGCCCTTAAACAATCAGGCTGTTGATCTTTCATCATCACAGTTTGGTCAAATGCAGCATTTGCttcagcagcagcagcaacaacaaccaaCTATGAGTTTGCCAGGCCCACCTCCGAGAGATCTTCAACATGGCACTCAATTGAACCAACTGCAGACTGCAGCAGATGAGGAAACGGACCCACAGAAGCGCTTGCAGGCAACATTGCAGTTGGCAGCAGCtcttcttcatcaaattcaacaggGTAAAGGGACCTAA